Proteins co-encoded in one Puntigrus tetrazona isolate hp1 chromosome 20, ASM1883169v1, whole genome shotgun sequence genomic window:
- the max gene encoding protein max isoform X2, whose protein sequence is MSDNDDIEVDSDEESPRYHSVADKRAHHNALERKRRDHIKDSFHSLRDSVPALQGEKASRAQILDKATEYIQYMRRKNHTHQQDIDDLKRQNALLEQQVRALEKVKGTTQLQANYSSSDSSLYTNPKGSAVSAFDGGSDSSSESEPEEQRSRKKPRGEDS, encoded by the exons ATGAGCGACAACGATGATATCGAGGTCGATAGTGAT GAAGAATCACCGAGATATCACTCTGTG GCAGACAAACGGGCACATCACAATGCGCTGGAGCGCAAACGTAGGGACCACATCAAAGACAGCTTTCACAGCCTTCGGGATTCCGTTCCCGCCTTGCAAGGGGAAAAG GCATCCCGAGCTCAAATCCTAGACAAAGCCACAGAGTACATCCAGTACATGCGACGGAAAAACCACACACACCAGCAGGACATCGACGACCTGAAGAGGCAGAACGCTCTGCTGGAGCAGCAAG TACGGGCACTGGAGAAAGTCAAGGGGACCACACAGCTGCAGGCCAACTACTCCTCTTCAGACAGCAGCCTGTACACCAACCCCAAGGGCAGCGCTGTATCGGCCTTCGACGGTGGTTCCGACTCGAGCTCGGAGTCCGAGCCGGAGGAACAGCGTTCCCGGAAGAAGCCCCGTGGAGAGGACAGCTAA
- the max gene encoding protein max isoform X1, translated as MSDNDDIEVDSDEESPRYHSVADKRAHHNALERKRRDHIKDSFHSLRDSVPALQGEKQSIKQASRAQILDKATEYIQYMRRKNHTHQQDIDDLKRQNALLEQQVRALEKVKGTTQLQANYSSSDSSLYTNPKGSAVSAFDGGSDSSSESEPEEQRSRKKPRGEDS; from the exons ATGAGCGACAACGATGATATCGAGGTCGATAGTGAT GAAGAATCACCGAGATATCACTCTGTG GCAGACAAACGGGCACATCACAATGCGCTGGAGCGCAAACGTAGGGACCACATCAAAGACAGCTTTCACAGCCTTCGGGATTCCGTTCCCGCCTTGCAAGGGGAAAAG CAATCTATCAAACAGGCATCCCGAGCTCAAATCCTAGACAAAGCCACAGAGTACATCCAGTACATGCGACGGAAAAACCACACACACCAGCAGGACATCGACGACCTGAAGAGGCAGAACGCTCTGCTGGAGCAGCAAG TACGGGCACTGGAGAAAGTCAAGGGGACCACACAGCTGCAGGCCAACTACTCCTCTTCAGACAGCAGCCTGTACACCAACCCCAAGGGCAGCGCTGTATCGGCCTTCGACGGTGGTTCCGACTCGAGCTCGGAGTCCGAGCCGGAGGAACAGCGTTCCCGGAAGAAGCCCCGTGGAGAGGACAGCTAA
- the max gene encoding protein max isoform X4 — protein sequence MSDNDDIEVDSDADKRAHHNALERKRRDHIKDSFHSLRDSVPALQGEKASRAQILDKATEYIQYMRRKNHTHQQDIDDLKRQNALLEQQVRALEKVKGTTQLQANYSSSDSSLYTNPKGSAVSAFDGGSDSSSESEPEEQRSRKKPRGEDS from the exons ATGAGCGACAACGATGATATCGAGGTCGATAGTGAT GCAGACAAACGGGCACATCACAATGCGCTGGAGCGCAAACGTAGGGACCACATCAAAGACAGCTTTCACAGCCTTCGGGATTCCGTTCCCGCCTTGCAAGGGGAAAAG GCATCCCGAGCTCAAATCCTAGACAAAGCCACAGAGTACATCCAGTACATGCGACGGAAAAACCACACACACCAGCAGGACATCGACGACCTGAAGAGGCAGAACGCTCTGCTGGAGCAGCAAG TACGGGCACTGGAGAAAGTCAAGGGGACCACACAGCTGCAGGCCAACTACTCCTCTTCAGACAGCAGCCTGTACACCAACCCCAAGGGCAGCGCTGTATCGGCCTTCGACGGTGGTTCCGACTCGAGCTCGGAGTCCGAGCCGGAGGAACAGCGTTCCCGGAAGAAGCCCCGTGGAGAGGACAGCTAA
- the max gene encoding protein max isoform X3, with protein sequence MSDNDDIEVDSDADKRAHHNALERKRRDHIKDSFHSLRDSVPALQGEKQSIKQASRAQILDKATEYIQYMRRKNHTHQQDIDDLKRQNALLEQQVRALEKVKGTTQLQANYSSSDSSLYTNPKGSAVSAFDGGSDSSSESEPEEQRSRKKPRGEDS encoded by the exons ATGAGCGACAACGATGATATCGAGGTCGATAGTGAT GCAGACAAACGGGCACATCACAATGCGCTGGAGCGCAAACGTAGGGACCACATCAAAGACAGCTTTCACAGCCTTCGGGATTCCGTTCCCGCCTTGCAAGGGGAAAAG CAATCTATCAAACAGGCATCCCGAGCTCAAATCCTAGACAAAGCCACAGAGTACATCCAGTACATGCGACGGAAAAACCACACACACCAGCAGGACATCGACGACCTGAAGAGGCAGAACGCTCTGCTGGAGCAGCAAG TACGGGCACTGGAGAAAGTCAAGGGGACCACACAGCTGCAGGCCAACTACTCCTCTTCAGACAGCAGCCTGTACACCAACCCCAAGGGCAGCGCTGTATCGGCCTTCGACGGTGGTTCCGACTCGAGCTCGGAGTCCGAGCCGGAGGAACAGCGTTCCCGGAAGAAGCCCCGTGGAGAGGACAGCTAA